The proteins below are encoded in one region of Clostridium estertheticum:
- a CDS encoding DUF6773 family protein: protein MKSKAKDERIVKQSNEICAHLYPLIIILTIIQAIFKYLLLTQNITDYILEIIAILGSIGYLLIRTYITGIPLFRHSDKCVHEIQNRYVMHSFYICFITYVFGEFILMFVFDKWILSSTYVLVWIIPACIYTFKIVKNGLFVWGSKKAEVAGVKSFKVRVAIGSIFYGVVMEWKVLFKNNNFHPIGLILVIMMAIGWGIPFYFIMKSIKNKSERHSNNELMEIEQENKNDM, encoded by the coding sequence ATGAAATCTAAAGCAAAAGACGAACGTATAGTAAAGCAATCCAATGAAATTTGTGCACACTTGTATCCGTTAATTATTATTTTAACAATAATACAAGCTATTTTTAAATACTTGTTATTAACACAAAATATTACAGACTACATTTTAGAAATAATTGCAATACTAGGTTCTATTGGATATTTACTTATTAGAACCTATATTACTGGGATACCATTGTTTAGACATTCGGATAAGTGCGTACATGAGATTCAAAATCGTTATGTCATGCATAGTTTTTATATTTGTTTTATTACCTATGTTTTTGGTGAATTTATTTTGATGTTCGTATTTGATAAGTGGATTTTATCGTCTACATATGTTCTAGTTTGGATTATACCTGCGTGTATATATACTTTTAAGATAGTGAAAAATGGCTTATTTGTTTGGGGTAGCAAAAAAGCAGAGGTAGCTGGAGTAAAATCATTTAAAGTGAGAGTAGCAATCGGAAGCATTTTCTATGGTGTTGTTATGGAATGGAAAGTACTATTTAAGAATAATAATTTTCATCCAATTGGGTTGATTTTGGTTATTATGATGGCAATTGGTTGGGGTATACCCTTTTATTTCATCATGAAAAGTATTAAAAATAAATCGGAGAGACATTCAAACAATGAGTTAATGGAAATTGAACAAGAAAATAAAAATGATATGTAA
- a CDS encoding helix-turn-helix transcriptional regulator: protein MKNKKMKIARIECDLSQEQLADNVSVTRQTIGLIESGKYNPSIKLCISICKTLNKTLNDLFWEDESI, encoded by the coding sequence ATGAAGAATAAAAAAATGAAAATAGCTAGAATTGAATGTGACTTATCTCAAGAACAATTGGCGGATAATGTAAGTGTTACAAGACAAACAATTGGGCTTATTGAATCCGGAAAATATAATCCATCTATTAAATTATGTATCTCTATATGCAAAACCTTAAATAAAACCTTAAATGATTTATTTTGGGAAGATGAAAGCATCTAA
- a CDS encoding AI-2E family transporter, protein MQTIIELFHKKSVIKILLIAGLVLFAFLIRSILNLVLLTFMISYLANSLQSLLTEQINKVIKVNPAIITIIIYMFMTITIVLLAVKYIPLAISQSLHILRRMEYTNFVIDTKGNMKYFAPIFHQINIASYAKTGIQSIMISITDFGKSGLNFFMALLLSLVFVLEKASILKFLYKFKHSKVSSAYNYLSYFGNNFLNSFGKVIRAQIMIAIANTTLSIIGLTIMGFPALLALAFMIFILSLVPIVGVFFSLIPLCLIAFKIGGLIKVVFVLIMILVIHTIESYVLNPMFMSDTTHLPIFFTFTTLIISEQFMGTWGLLLGIPIVIFALDLIGVDLNEKNDSKIKKIQR, encoded by the coding sequence ATGCAAACAATAATAGAATTATTTCACAAAAAATCAGTAATAAAAATATTATTAATAGCAGGTTTAGTATTATTCGCTTTCTTAATCAGGTCTATTTTAAATTTAGTTTTATTAACTTTTATGATTTCTTATTTAGCAAATAGTCTACAAAGTTTATTAACTGAGCAAATCAACAAGGTTATAAAGGTAAACCCAGCTATTATTACTATAATTATATATATGTTTATGACAATAACCATAGTGCTGCTAGCAGTGAAATATATACCACTTGCTATTTCTCAAAGTCTACATATTTTACGTAGAATGGAATACACTAATTTCGTGATAGATACAAAAGGAAATATGAAGTATTTCGCACCTATCTTTCATCAAATTAATATAGCAAGTTATGCTAAAACTGGGATTCAAAGTATTATGATTTCTATAACTGATTTTGGTAAGTCTGGCTTGAATTTTTTTATGGCACTTCTATTAAGTTTGGTGTTTGTATTAGAAAAAGCTAGTATATTAAAATTTCTATATAAGTTTAAACATAGTAAAGTATCTTCAGCATACAATTATTTAAGTTATTTTGGTAATAATTTTTTAAATTCTTTTGGTAAAGTAATACGAGCTCAAATAATGATAGCTATTGCAAATACAACATTATCAATTATAGGACTTACTATAATGGGCTTTCCTGCATTGCTCGCCCTTGCCTTTATGATATTTATTTTAAGTCTTGTACCTATAGTTGGAGTGTTTTTTTCTTTAATTCCCTTATGTCTAATTGCCTTTAAAATAGGAGGGTTAATTAAAGTAGTTTTTGTACTTATTATGATCCTAGTTATTCATACTATTGAAAGTTATGTTTTAAACCCAATGTTTATGTCTGATACAACCCATCTTCCAATATTTTTTACTTTTACAACATTAATAATATCGGAACAGTTTATGGGAACTTGGGGTCTGTTACTTGGCATACCAATTGTTATATTCGCATTAGATTTAATTGGAGTAGATTTGAACGAAAAAAACGACTCCAAGATAAAAAAAATTCAAAGATAA
- a CDS encoding SH3 domain-containing protein, producing MKNIKLLTQLKKASLKKKVVVGTTIMGIALVSIGLNNVNYNNSTSIANKYVQVLGSVVKQPVVAKIQYGVTTSIVNIRTGASTTSSIQGKLANKTEIKILEKKDDFYKVSYSGKTGYVSSQYVKITAKPAAVVTAQTVSKVEEGVTTSIVNIRAGASTTSSIQGKLANKTKVKIMGKVGSFYKISYSGKTGYVSNQYVKITTK from the coding sequence TTGAAAAACATTAAACTTTTAACCCAATTAAAAAAAGCTTCATTAAAGAAAAAGGTGGTTGTTGGTACTACTATTATGGGAATAGCATTAGTATCTATAGGTCTAAACAATGTAAATTATAATAATAGTACAAGTATTGCAAATAAATATGTACAAGTATTAGGTAGTGTAGTTAAACAACCAGTAGTAGCTAAAATACAATATGGTGTAACGACATCTATTGTAAACATAAGAACTGGAGCATCAACTACATCTTCTATACAAGGGAAATTAGCTAACAAAACTGAAATTAAAATTCTTGAAAAAAAAGATGATTTTTATAAAGTAAGCTACAGCGGTAAAACAGGATACGTAAGTAGTCAATATGTAAAAATAACAGCTAAACCAGCTGCAGTAGTAACGGCACAAACAGTATCTAAAGTAGAAGAGGGTGTAACAACATCTATTGTAAACATAAGAGCTGGAGCATCAACTACTTCTTCTATACAAGGGAAATTAGCTAACAAAACTAAAGTTAAAATTATGGGTAAGGTCGGTAGTTTTTATAAGATAAGCTATAGTGGTAAAACAGGATATGTAAGTAATCAATATGTAAAAATAACAACTAAATAA
- a CDS encoding maltose acetyltransferase domain-containing protein: MKIRDKMKNGMLYIDAGEGLDEERKKCKELLYDYNHTHPSEEKKMKDLLRKLLGDMGENIWIEPPVHMAYGTNVHIGDYFYANFNLVIVDDIDVYIGEHVMIAPNVTITPTGHPVDPNLRRPGTQFSIPVRIGNDVWIGSNVVILPGITIGDNSVIGAGSVVTHDIPENVIAVGNPCHVLRNIDERDKEYYYKNRRIE; this comes from the coding sequence ATGAAAATTAGAGATAAAATGAAAAATGGCATGTTGTATATAGATGCAGGAGAGGGTCTTGACGAGGAACGTAAAAAGTGTAAAGAATTATTATATGATTATAACCATACACACCCAAGTGAAGAAAAAAAAATGAAAGACTTGCTCAGAAAATTATTGGGCGATATGGGTGAGAATATTTGGATTGAACCACCGGTACATATGGCATATGGTACAAATGTGCATATTGGTGACTATTTTTATGCTAATTTTAATCTTGTAATTGTAGATGATATTGACGTTTATATAGGCGAACATGTAATGATAGCACCTAATGTAACAATAACCCCAACAGGACATCCCGTTGATCCAAATCTCCGCAGACCAGGTACTCAGTTTTCAATTCCCGTAAGAATTGGTAACGATGTATGGATAGGTTCCAATGTAGTGATTTTACCAGGCATCACTATAGGCGATAATTCAGTTATAGGTGCTGGAAGTGTTGTTACTCATGATATCCCTGAAAATGTAATTGCTGTAGGAAATCCATGTCATGTATTAAGGAATATAGATGAACGTGATAAAGAATATTATTATAAAAACAGAAGAATTGAATAA
- a CDS encoding isoprenyl transferase, whose amino-acid sequence MWNILKKKKLLITDDCSIDMNNIPKHIGIIMDGNGRWAKKRKLPRNIGHKAGVEALRDVVKECSKIGVGYLTLYGFSTENWVRPADEVNALMKLLVEYLKSEFEELHKNDVVINNIGDITKLPLICQNALNNAFEKSKNNKGLVLNLAFNYGGRAELIMAFKKINEDIEYGKINKVDIDEKLVANYLYTAGMPDPDIIIRPSGEQRLSNFLLWQSAYSEFWYSDIYWPDFKAKHLHMAIHDYQKRDRRFGGTKLKEV is encoded by the coding sequence ATGTGGAACATTTTAAAAAAGAAGAAACTATTAATAACGGATGATTGTTCTATAGATATGAATAATATCCCTAAACATATCGGAATTATTATGGACGGAAATGGAAGATGGGCAAAAAAACGGAAATTACCTAGAAATATAGGTCATAAAGCAGGGGTTGAAGCTTTAAGGGATGTAGTAAAAGAATGTAGTAAGATAGGTGTGGGATATTTAACATTATACGGGTTTTCAACGGAAAACTGGGTAAGACCAGCTGATGAAGTGAATGCTTTAATGAAGTTACTTGTAGAATATCTTAAAAGTGAGTTTGAAGAGTTACATAAAAATGATGTTGTGATAAACAATATCGGTGATATAACTAAACTTCCGTTAATATGCCAAAATGCATTGAATAATGCATTTGAAAAGTCAAAGAATAATAAGGGATTAGTGTTAAATTTAGCATTCAATTATGGTGGTAGAGCTGAATTGATTATGGCCTTTAAAAAAATTAATGAAGATATTGAGTATGGAAAAATAAATAAAGTTGATATAGATGAAAAATTAGTGGCTAACTATTTATATACGGCTGGAATGCCTGATCCAGATATTATTATAAGGCCCAGTGGAGAACAAAGGTTAAGTAATTTTCTGCTGTGGCAAAGTGCTTATTCAGAGTTTTGGTATTCAGATATATATTGGCCTGATTTTAAGGCTAAGCATTTACATATGGCAATACATGATTATCAAAAAAGAGATAGACGCTTCGGTGGAACTAAGTTGAAAGAAGTGTAA
- a CDS encoding HAD family hydrolase, which yields MYNYIIFDIDGTILDTEFAVLSSLQKLVLEELNKKFSFEELRFALGIPGEVALNKLGITNLFQSNEKWNRYLKDYLKHVKVFDDIKDTLVKLSEKGILAGIVTSKTKAEYISDFVPFGLANYFKLVVCADDTERHKPNADPILKFIELSGIDKAKTIYIGDTKYDMECASSAGIDFALALWGAKSSIGINANYILQNPKQILEII from the coding sequence ATGTATAATTATATTATATTTGATATTGATGGTACAATTTTAGATACCGAATTCGCAGTTCTTTCATCACTTCAAAAATTAGTGCTTGAAGAACTTAATAAAAAGTTTAGTTTTGAAGAATTAAGATTTGCATTAGGTATTCCAGGAGAAGTAGCATTAAATAAACTTGGAATAACCAATCTATTTCAGTCTAATGAGAAATGGAATAGATATTTAAAAGACTATCTTAAACATGTGAAAGTCTTTGATGATATTAAGGATACTTTAGTTAAATTAAGCGAAAAAGGGATTTTAGCAGGTATAGTTACATCAAAGACTAAGGCAGAGTACATAAGTGATTTTGTACCTTTTGGGTTGGCCAATTATTTTAAATTAGTAGTTTGTGCAGATGATACAGAAAGACATAAGCCTAATGCAGATCCAATTTTAAAATTTATTGAATTGTCAGGGATAGATAAAGCAAAGACTATATATATCGGGGACACTAAATATGATATGGAATGTGCATCTAGTGCTGGTATAGATTTTGCATTAGCGTTATGGGGTGCTAAATCATCAATTGGAATTAATGCAAATTATATTTTGCAAAATCCCAAACAAATACTGGAAATTATATAG
- a CDS encoding YczE/YyaS/YitT family protein, whose amino-acid sequence MTKKLNLIKRLTIFFVGMSIIQIGVALFLKTNIGSDPFTLFTQGIASLLNKTPGNANMVILFVLFCIILAVERRRIKIGTIICVIGVGPIIDLGVKAVSFFPIASLNIGAKILLVVLGCVLIAIGFSILKASNLGVAPNDIIPFIVKDKVNLEYRWIRMVLDISFVVMGFALGGVFGIGTIISALLTGPCIQFCLPYGEKFVNIIVKNQDEDESESESEESVSLGA is encoded by the coding sequence ATGACTAAAAAACTAAATCTAATTAAAAGACTAACTATATTTTTTGTAGGAATGAGTATTATACAGATTGGAGTAGCATTATTTTTAAAAACTAATATTGGTTCCGATCCATTTACTTTATTCACTCAAGGAATAGCATCTTTATTAAATAAAACACCCGGAAATGCTAATATGGTTATTTTATTTGTATTGTTTTGCATAATACTTGCGGTTGAAAGACGTCGTATAAAGATAGGAACAATTATATGCGTTATTGGAGTAGGCCCTATTATTGACCTTGGAGTAAAGGCTGTTTCATTTTTCCCAATTGCCTCTTTAAATATTGGTGCAAAGATACTTTTAGTTGTATTAGGTTGTGTTTTAATTGCAATTGGATTTTCTATACTTAAAGCAAGTAATCTTGGTGTTGCACCAAATGATATCATTCCATTTATTGTAAAGGATAAAGTTAATTTAGAATATCGTTGGATTCGTATGGTGTTAGATATTAGTTTTGTAGTAATGGGCTTTGCACTCGGCGGAGTATTTGGAATAGGTACAATAATATCTGCATTATTAACAGGCCCATGTATACAATTTTGTCTTCCGTATGGAGAAAAGTTCGTAAATATTATTGTTAAAAATCAAGATGAAGATGAGTCTGAATCTGAATCTGAAGAAAGTGTATCTTTAGGGGCTTAA